From a region of the Salvelinus alpinus chromosome 2, SLU_Salpinus.1, whole genome shotgun sequence genome:
- the LOC139557183 gene encoding tubulin monoglycylase TTLL3-like isoform X1, with protein MEAPKPPKCVQPGQREEGDRGADGSPTPCIDSEPLGERDPSKDQQSKALCQQHTQMFLNLTTEKGLQQIPSPPGEGRVRRSLLNLPIINPERLRTAKVLVDKAVKMRMVFSIQGPYPVVRAALKARGWVERRLPRPNQHWSRCRGDDGNDADDIDDDDDSPDDREEDPDDMYDLMSRMVRNETSYFYWTTRRETVDNRSLRKEQMTNHYAKAGTFTTKVGLCVNLRNLRWFDAADLDSFFPRCYRLGAEDEKHAFIEDYRRTACTSLIQCVVERIRGERGEGGGTAGSTDQSCQSQKKACKRRAMSLVASRMIDSALKVCQDFLDSLEHNDIDIALETPPSLTEQEWLEFIHNYYLVVHDGVEIEESFHYVNSCQAMLRKLRDVNPQLDTDGIHNIWIVKPGAKSRGRGIMCAKRLDDILRLVDSDPALIKDSKWVVQKYLERPLLVHGTKFDLRQWFLVTDWNPLTVWFYKKCYLRFSTQPYSVETLDSSVHLCNNSIQKHFQPSQQRHPEVPEDNMWSCDQFRAFLSGQGRAAEWGSVVVPGMKKAVVHALQTAQDLVESRRGSFELYGADFMLGRDLRPWLIEINASPTMAPSTAVTTRLCAAVQEDTLRVVLDRRLDRGAHTGGFQLIYKQVAVEVPQYVGVNLLVEGSQIRRPRPPPQKVSKPSKCRTNQPAPRRPPQSKEYEAVAEKPKPAPSKKGLKSEVRHLTFSGFRVQTPLSTERPLAGESWRLQRLGLVDSLQLPPRAQSRSMDCWRRPQVIVPWSGRARPFATPDIYKGPVLPLEVISLQDPDREPSALLVPTPLVPHAEFRFQKFFRQQNLHRRVIRTTCVGRGTHKSS; from the exons ATGGAGGCCCCCAAGCCCCCAAAGTGTGTCCAGCcggggcagagggaggagggagatcgGGGAGCTGATGGAAGCCCAACACCGTGCATTGACAGTG AACCTCTAGGAGAGAGAGACCCCAGTAAAGACCAGCAGAGCAAAGCCCTGTGCCAGCAACACACTCAAATGTTCCTGAACCTCACCACAGAGAAGGGCCTACAGCAAATACCAT CGCCACCAGGTGAGGGAAGAGTGAGGCGCAGCTTGCTCAACCTGCCCATCATCAACCCAGAGAGACTGCGGACAGCAAAAGTACTGGTCGACAAAGCTGTAAAG ATGCGTATGGTGTTCTCCATACAGGGTCCATACCCTGTGGTTCGGGCTGCCCTGAAGGCGAGGGGTTGGGTAGAGCGCCGCCTGCCGCGTCCAAACCAGCACTGGAGCCGGTGCCGTGGAGATGATGGGAATGATGCTGATGACATTGATGATGACGATG ACAGCCCAGACGACAGAGAGGAAGACCCAGATGACATGTATGACCTAATG TCTCGCATGGTGAGGAACGAAACGTCATATTTCTATTGGACGACGCGTAGAGAGACAGTGGACAACCGCTCATTGCGAAAGGAACAGATGACCAATCACTATGCCAAAGCAGGCACCTTCACCACCAAG gttGGGTTGTGTGTGAACCTGAGGAACCTGCGTTGGTTTGATGCTGCAGACCTTGACTCCTTCTTCCCACGCTGCTATAGGCTGGGGGCAGAAGATGAGAAACATGCCTTTATCG agGACTACAGGAGGACAGCATGCACAAGCCTTATACAGTGTGTTGTGGAGAGGATTCGGGGTgagcgaggagagggaggtggTACAGCTGGATCAACTGACCAATCATGTCAAA GTCAGAAAAAAGCATGCAAGCGTCGAGCCATGTCATTGGTGGCCTCCAGAATGATTGACAGTGCACTAAAAGTTTGCCAGGACTTCCTGGACAGCTTGGAACACAATGACATAGACATTGCCTTGGAAACACCACCATCCCTAACAGAACAAGAGTGGCTGGAGTTCATCCACAATTACTACCTGGTtgtcca tgatggtgtagagatagaggagagttTTCACTATGTGAACAGCTGTCAGGCTATGTTGCGGAAGCTTCGTGATGTCAATCCACAGCTAGACACAGACGGTATCCACAACATCTGGATAGTCAAACCTGGGGCCAAGTCCCGGGGCAGAG GCATCATGTGTGCCAAGCGGCTGGATGACATCCTGAGGCTGGTGGACAGTGACCCAGCCCTGATCAAGGATAGTAAGTGGGTGGTGCAGAAGTACCTGGAGCGCCCCCTGCTGGTCCACGGCACCAAGTTCGACCTCCGCCAGTGGTTCCTGGTGACTGACTGGAACCCTCTCACTGTCTGGTTTTATAAGAAGTGCTACCTACGCTTCTCCACCCAGCCCTACTCAGTTGAGACACTGGACAG TTCTGTCCACCTGTGTAACAACTCCATACAGAAGCACTTTCAGCCCTCCCAGCAGCGTCACCCAGAGGTGCCTGAGGACAACATGTGGTCATGTGACCAGTTCCGGGCCTTCCTGTCTGGACAGGGCCGAGCAGCAGAGTGGGGGTCTGTGGTGGTCCCAGGGATGAAGAAGGCTGTGGTCCACGCCCTGCAGACTGCCCAAGACCTGGTGGAGTCACGCCGAGGGAGCTTTGAACTCTACGGAGCCGACTTCATGCTAG GTCGTGACCTGAGGCCATGGCTGATAGAGATCAATGCCAGCCCTACCATGGCCCCCTCTACAGCAGTGACAACACGCCTGTGTGCAGCCGTGCAGGAGGACACTCTACGGGTGGTCCTGGACCGTCGGTTGGACCGAGGGGCACACACTGGGGGCTTTCAGCTTATATACAAACAG gtaGCAGTGGAGGTGCCTCAGTATGTAGGGGTCAACCTGCTTGTTGAGGGCTCCCAGATCAGACGGCCCCGCCCTCCTCCTCAAAAAGTCTCCAAACCCTCTAAGTGTCGTACCAACCAACCAGCGCCAAGACGCCCTCCTCAAAGCAAGGAGTACGAGGCTGTGGCAGAGAAACCCAAGCCTGCCCCCTCTAAGAAGGGTCTGAAGTCTGAGGTACGACACCTTACCTTCTCTGGCTTCAGAGTCCAGACCCCACTTTCTACTGAGAGGCCCCTGGCCGGGGAGTCCTGGAGGCTGCAGCGTCTGGGCCTGGTTGACTCCCTCCAGCTGCCCCCCAGGgcccagtcccgctccatggacTGCTGGCGGAGACCCCAGGTTATTGTGCCCTGGTCAGGGCGAGCACGCCCCTTTGCTACCCCTGATATTTACAAAGGCCCTGTCCTTCCCCTGGAGGTCATCAGCCTTCAAGACCCAGACAGGGAGCCCAGTGCCCTGCTTGTGCCCACTCCTCTGGTCCCCCACGCTGAGTTCAGGTTCCAGAAGTTTTTCAGGCAACAGAACCTCCACCGTAGGGTGATCAGGACCACATGTGTAGGGAGAGGAACTCACAAGAGCTCGTGA
- the LOC139557199 gene encoding cytochrome b-c1 complex subunit 1, mitochondrial-like, producing MAASLCRVGSAVGQALAKSRSPILLSLRRGQATVTYAQSLLGAPDTRLTALDNGLRIASEETGHSTCTVGLWIGCGSRYETEKNNGAGFFLEHMAFKGTKKHTQMALEQQVESMGAHLSAYTSREHTAYYMKTLAKDLPKAVELLSEVVQSNALNEADIEQQRSVVLRELEEVEGSLQDVCLDLLHATAFQGTPLGHSVLGPSQNARTLSRQDLVDFIRSHYKAPRMVLAAAGGVTHEELVGLAKQHFSGISFEYEDDAVPVLSPCRFSGSEIRMRDDDMPLAHIAIAVEGASAASPDIVPLMVANSIIGSYDITFGGGKHLSSRLARLASEESLCHSFQAFHSSYSDTGLLGIYFVTDKHHIDDMMHWSQNAWMNLCTTVTESDVARAKNALKASLVGQLDGTTPICDDIGRHVLNYGRRIPLAEWDARIDAVTPRMVRDVCSKYIYDKCPAVSAVGPVEQLPDYNRMRSAMYWLRF from the exons ATGGCAGCGTCCCTGTGCCGAGTCGGGAGCGCTGTGGGTCAAGCCCTCGCCAAATCCCGTAGC cccatcCTGCTGTCTCTGCGGCGTGGTCAGGCTACGGTGACCTACGCCCAGAGCCTTCTGGGAGCTCCTGATACCCGTCTCACTGCCCTGGACAATGGCCTGAGGATCGCATCGGAGGAGACCGGACACAGCACATGCACT GTTGGGCTGTGGATCGGCTGTGGAAGTCGCTATGAGACTGAGAAGAACAATGGAGCTGGGTTCTTCCTGGAGCACATGGCTTTCAAG GGGACAAAGAAGCACACCCAGATGGCCCTGGAGCAGCAGGTGGAGTCCATGGGTGCTCACCTGAGTGCATACACTTCCCGGGAGCACACTGCCTACTACATGAAGACCCTGGCCAAAGACCTGCCAAAAG CggtggagctgttgtcagaggtaGTGCAGAGCAATGCCCTGAACGAGGCTGACATAGAGCAGCAGAGGAGTGTGGTGCTGAGAGagctggaggaggtggagggcagTCTACAGGACGTCTGTTTGGACCTGCTGCATGCCACAGCTTTTCAGGGTACCCCCCTGGGACACAGTGTGCTGGGACCGTCCCAAAacgccag GACTTTGAGTCGACAGGATCTGGTAGATTTCATCAGGAGCCACTACAAGGCCCCCCGCATGGTGCTGGCAGCTGCTGGAG GTGTGACTCATGAGGAACTGGTTGGGTTGGCCAAACAGCACTTTAGCGGGATTTCCTTTGAGTACGAGGATGATGCCGTGCCTGTTCTGTCCCCCTGCCGCTTCTCTGGCAGCGAG ATCCGCATGCGTGATGATGATATGCCCCTTGCACATATTGCTATCGCAGTGGAGGGGGCCAGTGCCGCCAGCCCAGACATTGTGCCTCTAATGGTGGCCAACTCCATCATTGGCAGCTATGACATCACTTTTGGTGGTGGAAAGCACCTGAGCAGCCGCCTGGCTCGTCTAGCCTCAGAGGAGAGTCTGTGCCACAGCTTTCAGGCCTTCCACTCATCCTACAGCGACACTGGTCTGCTGGGCATCTACTTTGTCACTGACAAACACCACATCGATGACATGATGCACTGGTCACAGAACGCATG GATGAACTTGTGCACCACAGTGACAGAGAGTGATGTTGCCAGAGCCAAAAACGCCCTCAAGGCCAGCCTGGTGGGACAGCTCGACG GAACGACACCGATATGTGATGACATCGGCAGGCATGTCCTGAACTATGGCCGCCGTATCCCCCTGGCTGAGTGGGACGCCCGCATCGAT GCTGTGACGCCCAGGATGGTGCGTGACGTCTGCTCCAAATATATCTATGACAAGTGTCCCGCTGTGTCTGCTGTTG GCCCCGTTGAGCAGCTGCCTGACTACAACAGAATGCGCAGTGCCATGTACTGGCTCCGCTTCTAA
- the LOC139557183 gene encoding tubulin monoglycylase TTLL3-like isoform X2: protein MFLNLTTEKGLQQIPSPPGEGRVRRSLLNLPIINPERLRTAKVLVDKAVKMRMVFSIQGPYPVVRAALKARGWVERRLPRPNQHWSRCRGDDGNDADDIDDDDDSPDDREEDPDDMYDLMSRMVRNETSYFYWTTRRETVDNRSLRKEQMTNHYAKAGTFTTKVGLCVNLRNLRWFDAADLDSFFPRCYRLGAEDEKHAFIEDYRRTACTSLIQCVVERIRGERGEGGGTAGSTDQSCQSQKKACKRRAMSLVASRMIDSALKVCQDFLDSLEHNDIDIALETPPSLTEQEWLEFIHNYYLVVHDGVEIEESFHYVNSCQAMLRKLRDVNPQLDTDGIHNIWIVKPGAKSRGRGIMCAKRLDDILRLVDSDPALIKDSKWVVQKYLERPLLVHGTKFDLRQWFLVTDWNPLTVWFYKKCYLRFSTQPYSVETLDSSVHLCNNSIQKHFQPSQQRHPEVPEDNMWSCDQFRAFLSGQGRAAEWGSVVVPGMKKAVVHALQTAQDLVESRRGSFELYGADFMLGRDLRPWLIEINASPTMAPSTAVTTRLCAAVQEDTLRVVLDRRLDRGAHTGGFQLIYKQVAVEVPQYVGVNLLVEGSQIRRPRPPPQKVSKPSKCRTNQPAPRRPPQSKEYEAVAEKPKPAPSKKGLKSEVRHLTFSGFRVQTPLSTERPLAGESWRLQRLGLVDSLQLPPRAQSRSMDCWRRPQVIVPWSGRARPFATPDIYKGPVLPLEVISLQDPDREPSALLVPTPLVPHAEFRFQKFFRQQNLHRRVIRTTCVGRGTHKSS from the exons ATGTTCCTGAACCTCACCACAGAGAAGGGCCTACAGCAAATACCAT CGCCACCAGGTGAGGGAAGAGTGAGGCGCAGCTTGCTCAACCTGCCCATCATCAACCCAGAGAGACTGCGGACAGCAAAAGTACTGGTCGACAAAGCTGTAAAG ATGCGTATGGTGTTCTCCATACAGGGTCCATACCCTGTGGTTCGGGCTGCCCTGAAGGCGAGGGGTTGGGTAGAGCGCCGCCTGCCGCGTCCAAACCAGCACTGGAGCCGGTGCCGTGGAGATGATGGGAATGATGCTGATGACATTGATGATGACGATG ACAGCCCAGACGACAGAGAGGAAGACCCAGATGACATGTATGACCTAATG TCTCGCATGGTGAGGAACGAAACGTCATATTTCTATTGGACGACGCGTAGAGAGACAGTGGACAACCGCTCATTGCGAAAGGAACAGATGACCAATCACTATGCCAAAGCAGGCACCTTCACCACCAAG gttGGGTTGTGTGTGAACCTGAGGAACCTGCGTTGGTTTGATGCTGCAGACCTTGACTCCTTCTTCCCACGCTGCTATAGGCTGGGGGCAGAAGATGAGAAACATGCCTTTATCG agGACTACAGGAGGACAGCATGCACAAGCCTTATACAGTGTGTTGTGGAGAGGATTCGGGGTgagcgaggagagggaggtggTACAGCTGGATCAACTGACCAATCATGTCAAA GTCAGAAAAAAGCATGCAAGCGTCGAGCCATGTCATTGGTGGCCTCCAGAATGATTGACAGTGCACTAAAAGTTTGCCAGGACTTCCTGGACAGCTTGGAACACAATGACATAGACATTGCCTTGGAAACACCACCATCCCTAACAGAACAAGAGTGGCTGGAGTTCATCCACAATTACTACCTGGTtgtcca tgatggtgtagagatagaggagagttTTCACTATGTGAACAGCTGTCAGGCTATGTTGCGGAAGCTTCGTGATGTCAATCCACAGCTAGACACAGACGGTATCCACAACATCTGGATAGTCAAACCTGGGGCCAAGTCCCGGGGCAGAG GCATCATGTGTGCCAAGCGGCTGGATGACATCCTGAGGCTGGTGGACAGTGACCCAGCCCTGATCAAGGATAGTAAGTGGGTGGTGCAGAAGTACCTGGAGCGCCCCCTGCTGGTCCACGGCACCAAGTTCGACCTCCGCCAGTGGTTCCTGGTGACTGACTGGAACCCTCTCACTGTCTGGTTTTATAAGAAGTGCTACCTACGCTTCTCCACCCAGCCCTACTCAGTTGAGACACTGGACAG TTCTGTCCACCTGTGTAACAACTCCATACAGAAGCACTTTCAGCCCTCCCAGCAGCGTCACCCAGAGGTGCCTGAGGACAACATGTGGTCATGTGACCAGTTCCGGGCCTTCCTGTCTGGACAGGGCCGAGCAGCAGAGTGGGGGTCTGTGGTGGTCCCAGGGATGAAGAAGGCTGTGGTCCACGCCCTGCAGACTGCCCAAGACCTGGTGGAGTCACGCCGAGGGAGCTTTGAACTCTACGGAGCCGACTTCATGCTAG GTCGTGACCTGAGGCCATGGCTGATAGAGATCAATGCCAGCCCTACCATGGCCCCCTCTACAGCAGTGACAACACGCCTGTGTGCAGCCGTGCAGGAGGACACTCTACGGGTGGTCCTGGACCGTCGGTTGGACCGAGGGGCACACACTGGGGGCTTTCAGCTTATATACAAACAG gtaGCAGTGGAGGTGCCTCAGTATGTAGGGGTCAACCTGCTTGTTGAGGGCTCCCAGATCAGACGGCCCCGCCCTCCTCCTCAAAAAGTCTCCAAACCCTCTAAGTGTCGTACCAACCAACCAGCGCCAAGACGCCCTCCTCAAAGCAAGGAGTACGAGGCTGTGGCAGAGAAACCCAAGCCTGCCCCCTCTAAGAAGGGTCTGAAGTCTGAGGTACGACACCTTACCTTCTCTGGCTTCAGAGTCCAGACCCCACTTTCTACTGAGAGGCCCCTGGCCGGGGAGTCCTGGAGGCTGCAGCGTCTGGGCCTGGTTGACTCCCTCCAGCTGCCCCCCAGGgcccagtcccgctccatggacTGCTGGCGGAGACCCCAGGTTATTGTGCCCTGGTCAGGGCGAGCACGCCCCTTTGCTACCCCTGATATTTACAAAGGCCCTGTCCTTCCCCTGGAGGTCATCAGCCTTCAAGACCCAGACAGGGAGCCCAGTGCCCTGCTTGTGCCCACTCCTCTGGTCCCCCACGCTGAGTTCAGGTTCCAGAAGTTTTTCAGGCAACAGAACCTCCACCGTAGGGTGATCAGGACCACATGTGTAGGGAGAGGAACTCACAAGAGCTCGTGA